A region from the Candidatus Electrothrix scaldis genome encodes:
- a CDS encoding caspase family protein, with translation MSDKAYILGINRKGLEFAEKDADSIEQILSRSGYHANRLKADKASIQTALDEMVDNSGPNDRVIFYYSGHGLLDDGILHLLLGEDSERQSSKLSITTIYENLTKCRAQWKLLILDCCHAKAEPQEWAARRSEKFLVLTASKRLESAKEFENLQAGFLTYHLCQALEKPTEDMLDKDRTLRINAVYDYLQEQARIYRSQADSTEVSMPDLTGDRSYDFPLINFSDKEQILVPPLHLPDKRWKVGSGMAESQLLRAEEAQVPFDLACQSELQEVEDWLDSPEFPQTVRLIIGAGGLGKTRLALELCRKRFSDDWQAGFLNRECSTESMAKDWQNLRDAKQPLLIVIDYAETRQEILLALVRAMLKNPAKEPVRVLLLARNGGEWWDNLPGMDADCEPLLSGYATSGPFRLPPLYLAVEDRSTAYQEAVQAFAKTLEMTPPDLIPDLSGEHFGRPLYLQMAALLALHDERPTTAEGLTTALLNHERRYWKGSLTNSNLTTPEYRAQKLLALATLAGGFTSPNQAHSYWMAANGSMGKAEELEILFYSLIPLYPGKQGLQAVRPDLLGEALVGVALRRSDADKLLDAVLSHDVDKAVRYHALTVLARLSDQRENLHETLIEALSRHFVHCYREILQVAVETGGELSELAEAAFNRLSQAAKSQLAGLLEPLLREESVQLASLTCTMSDFIVEKIRRKFAKKKKDAKLMTEYAGALMNNAMHLYFAGRYEQGLSSAQKSLFFYKQLYCKDKKNYASNYARSLSNAASYLSNADQYDKALWYAKQNLEIHQQLAEKSPDLYEVDLAISLSNTSNYLSKLEKPEEAFSYAKQSLEICRGLAQKNPDRYKQHYAMSLNNISNRLSEIGLYRDALSYSKQALDIYKTLVDNKPDRYEPDYATVLSSKSIRLSEIGEYNNALRLTEQKLKIFARLAAKCPERFAENKFATTCEVLYCKWLINSGNIENFLELPNIPTKKSYRHQELQFYKNFLLACCTDEQSTRSEQFPQAIVCWNQLSSANKIKNQACWLCTAAWCATFAPETIADTDWLASWKQFKEQRQGRIPAWMERTAENLSFQWPE, from the coding sequence ATGAGCGATAAAGCCTATATCCTGGGAATCAACAGAAAGGGCTTGGAGTTTGCGGAAAAAGACGCTGACTCTATTGAACAAATTCTGTCACGCTCCGGCTATCATGCCAACCGCCTGAAGGCAGACAAGGCAAGCATTCAGACGGCGCTTGATGAGATGGTGGATAACAGCGGCCCAAATGATCGGGTGATTTTCTATTACTCCGGCCACGGATTACTGGATGACGGCATCCTCCATCTGCTCTTAGGCGAAGACAGCGAGCGGCAGAGCAGCAAGCTCTCTATTACCACGATTTACGAAAATTTGACAAAATGCCGAGCTCAGTGGAAATTACTGATACTCGACTGTTGCCATGCCAAAGCTGAACCTCAAGAGTGGGCAGCGCGTCGTTCGGAAAAGTTTTTGGTACTCACGGCAAGTAAACGGCTGGAGAGCGCCAAGGAGTTCGAAAACCTCCAAGCAGGTTTCCTCACCTACCACCTCTGTCAGGCTTTGGAAAAGCCAACAGAGGACATGTTGGACAAGGACCGCACCCTACGGATTAATGCGGTTTATGATTACCTGCAAGAGCAAGCACGGATATATCGCAGTCAAGCCGATAGCACAGAAGTATCCATGCCTGATCTTACTGGTGATCGCAGCTATGATTTTCCCCTGATCAACTTCTCTGACAAGGAACAGATACTGGTTCCGCCCTTACATCTCCCTGACAAACGATGGAAAGTTGGCAGCGGCATGGCTGAGAGCCAGTTATTGCGAGCCGAAGAGGCCCAAGTTCCGTTCGATCTTGCCTGTCAGTCCGAACTTCAGGAGGTGGAAGACTGGCTGGACAGCCCGGAATTTCCGCAGACTGTTCGTCTGATTATCGGTGCAGGCGGCCTGGGCAAGACTCGTTTGGCCCTTGAGCTGTGCCGAAAAAGATTCAGCGATGACTGGCAAGCGGGCTTTCTGAACAGGGAATGCAGCACTGAGTCAATGGCGAAAGATTGGCAAAACTTGCGGGATGCAAAACAGCCTCTCCTGATCGTGATTGATTACGCCGAGACCCGTCAGGAAATCTTGCTAGCCTTGGTCAGGGCCATGCTGAAAAATCCCGCAAAAGAACCTGTCCGGGTGCTCCTGTTGGCGAGAAACGGCGGGGAGTGGTGGGATAATTTACCGGGAATGGATGCTGATTGCGAGCCCTTGCTGAGTGGCTACGCCACCTCTGGCCCCTTTCGCCTGCCTCCACTCTATCTGGCTGTTGAGGATCGAAGCACTGCTTACCAAGAAGCTGTGCAGGCCTTTGCCAAAACATTGGAAATGACGCCGCCGGATCTTATTCCCGACTTGTCGGGTGAACATTTCGGCCGCCCCTTGTACTTGCAAATGGCTGCTCTGCTGGCTCTGCATGATGAACGCCCCACTACTGCCGAGGGGTTGACCACTGCCCTCTTGAACCATGAACGCCGCTATTGGAAGGGTTCATTAACAAACTCCAACCTGACAACTCCTGAATATCGTGCCCAGAAGTTGCTGGCTCTTGCCACCCTGGCAGGTGGATTCACCAGTCCTAATCAGGCCCATTCTTATTGGATGGCGGCCAATGGAAGCATGGGGAAGGCAGAAGAACTTGAAATCCTGTTTTATTCCCTCATACCTCTGTATCCTGGGAAACAGGGCTTGCAAGCCGTTCGGCCTGATCTGTTGGGTGAGGCCTTAGTCGGTGTGGCCTTACGTCGTAGCGACGCAGACAAGCTGCTTGATGCCGTACTCTCCCATGATGTTGACAAAGCTGTTCGTTATCATGCCCTGACCGTTTTAGCGCGTTTGTCTGACCAGCGAGAAAATCTGCACGAAACGTTGATAGAAGCCTTAAGTCGCCATTTTGTGCATTGTTATCGTGAAATTTTGCAGGTGGCGGTTGAAACTGGGGGTGAGTTATCAGAATTAGCAGAAGCAGCCTTTAACCGATTATCTCAAGCTGCCAAAAGCCAGCTTGCCGGATTGCTTGAGCCCTTGCTTCGTGAGGAGTCAGTGCAGCTTGCCAGCTTAACCTGCACAATGAGCGATTTTATAGTTGAAAAAATTCGAAGAAAATTTGCTAAGAAAAAAAAGGATGCTAAGCTAATGACGGAGTATGCCGGTGCTTTGATGAACAATGCTATGCATCTTTACTTCGCAGGACGTTATGAACAGGGCCTTTCCTCTGCTCAAAAATCTTTATTCTTTTACAAGCAGTTATATTGTAAAGATAAGAAAAACTATGCCTCGAACTATGCTCGGTCTTTATCCAATGCAGCCAGTTACTTGAGCAATGCTGACCAATACGACAAAGCACTCTGGTACGCCAAACAGAACCTTGAAATCCATCAGCAGTTGGCCGAAAAAAGCCCTGATCTTTATGAAGTGGACCTCGCCATTTCGCTAAGTAATACCTCAAATTATTTGTCAAAACTAGAGAAACCAGAAGAAGCATTTAGTTATGCTAAACAGTCTCTGGAAATTTGTCGTGGCTTGGCTCAAAAGAATCCAGATCGATACAAACAACACTACGCTATGTCATTAAATAATATTTCTAATCGATTAAGCGAGATAGGGCTATACAGGGACGCTCTAAGTTATTCTAAGCAAGCTCTGGATATCTATAAGACTTTGGTCGACAATAAACCAGATCGTTATGAACCGGACTATGCTACAGTACTGAGTAGCAAGAGTATTCGTTTAAGCGAAATAGGGGAATATAATAATGCCTTAAGACTTACTGAACAAAAGTTAAAAATTTTTGCTCGACTAGCAGCCAAGTGTCCAGAGCGTTTTGCAGAAAACAAATTTGCTACCACTTGCGAAGTGCTTTATTGCAAATGGCTGATCAATTCCGGCAACATTGAAAACTTTCTGGAACTTCCTAATATACCAACAAAAAAATCATATCGACACCAAGAGTTACAATTCTACAAAAATTTTCTTCTAGCCTGTTGCACTGACGAGCAATCAACACGAAGCGAACAATTTCCCCAGGCCATTGTCTGCTGGAACCAACTGTCTTCAGCTAACAAAATCAAAAATCAAGCCTGTTGGCTATGCACCGCTGCTTGGTGCGCAACCTTTGCCCCGGAAACCATCGCAGACACAGACTGGCTGGCAAGCTGGAAGCAATTCAAGGAACAACGACAAGGGCGTATTCCCGCCTGGATGGAAAGAACCGCCGAAAACTTGTCTTTTCAATGGCCGGAGTAA
- a CDS encoding PspA/IM30 family protein, translated as MSSIFKRVSDIINANLNDLIDRLEDPERVIKQIIREMEDNIRQAKEGVVNAIASEKQLFHELEKHRNSSQEWLSKAETALQADKEDLARSALARKKEIDLIITSLEPAWASAKATSDRLKAQLLQLENKLEETKRKRTTLLARQRATEARQQMDSTMNTFHAGLDAQARFDRMEDKVEEMEARAEAMDELHNDMSALENEFLQLETDNDVETELNALKMKMQKNAG; from the coding sequence ATGAGCAGTATATTTAAGCGGGTGAGCGACATCATCAATGCCAATCTGAACGACCTGATTGATCGACTGGAGGATCCTGAACGAGTCATCAAGCAGATCATTCGGGAAATGGAGGACAATATTCGTCAGGCCAAAGAAGGGGTTGTTAATGCCATAGCCAGTGAAAAACAGCTATTTCACGAACTGGAAAAGCATCGTAATAGCTCGCAGGAGTGGCTGAGTAAGGCGGAAACAGCCTTACAGGCAGACAAGGAGGATCTGGCCCGCTCTGCCCTGGCCCGAAAAAAAGAAATAGATCTGATCATCACCAGCCTGGAACCTGCCTGGGCATCAGCCAAGGCGACCAGCGATCGCCTGAAGGCGCAACTGCTTCAGCTTGAAAACAAACTGGAAGAAACCAAGCGCAAGCGCACCACCTTATTGGCCCGCCAACGGGCGACTGAGGCCCGGCAGCAGATGGACAGCACCATGAACACCTTTCATGCCGGTCTGGATGCTCAAGCCCGCTTTGACCGCATGGAAGACAAGGTGGAAGAAATGGAAGCGCGTGCTGAGGCTATGGACGAGCTGCATAACGATATGTCAGCCTTGGAAAATGAATTTCTACAATTAGAGACAGATAATGATGTAGAAACAGAACTGAATGCTCTCAAAATGAAGATGCAAAAAAACGCTGGCTAA
- the cbiE gene encoding precorrin-6y C5,15-methyltransferase (decarboxylating) subunit CbiE, protein MSEVFIFGVSGEELPKEQLRKIASCSAVVVSSRHQALLKGMEIHRIPVAPVEEMVFELAVALNEGDVAVLASGDPLFFGIGRTLLERFGPELVHITPALSAVQLACTRFKLPWDDLPLISLHGRSAKDIAGKILGKPKVMLFTDHRNSPDRIAQELLTVLEEHKDNVRKKRIRVRVAENLGLKDERICSGTLADIAGQKFSPLNMLLIEQQQAPEAEGAETADDFILGLQEDEIAHSRGLITKDEIRAVILHRLRLPRSGVLWDVGGGSGSVSVEAARLCPDLTIYIIEQKEEGWENIRANIVRYGLYNIKLICGQAPDVFPQLPDPDRVFIGGSKGLLVEIIPRCAKRLTPKGRMVASAVLKKTAEQAPLLMSSNGLDVDARTVAVTREEIRYTNYGEPGLLLNPITIITGKK, encoded by the coding sequence ATGTCTGAAGTTTTCATATTTGGTGTCAGTGGTGAAGAGTTACCCAAGGAGCAGCTGCGCAAGATAGCGTCATGCAGTGCTGTGGTGGTGTCCTCACGCCATCAGGCTCTGCTCAAGGGCATGGAGATCCACCGGATCCCTGTTGCGCCGGTGGAAGAGATGGTCTTTGAACTGGCAGTGGCCCTGAATGAGGGCGATGTCGCGGTGCTGGCCTCTGGTGATCCGCTCTTTTTCGGTATAGGCCGGACCCTACTGGAACGTTTCGGTCCTGAGCTGGTACATATCACTCCGGCCCTGTCTGCTGTGCAGCTGGCCTGTACCCGCTTCAAGCTGCCTTGGGACGACCTGCCTCTGATCAGTTTGCATGGTCGCTCGGCCAAGGACATTGCTGGCAAGATTTTGGGTAAGCCCAAGGTGATGCTCTTTACAGATCATCGCAATAGTCCTGACCGAATAGCCCAGGAATTGCTGACGGTCCTGGAAGAGCATAAGGATAATGTCCGGAAAAAGAGAATTCGGGTTCGGGTTGCCGAGAACCTGGGGTTGAAAGACGAACGTATATGCAGCGGTACCTTGGCTGATATTGCTGGACAGAAGTTTTCACCGCTCAATATGTTGCTGATTGAACAACAGCAGGCACCTGAGGCAGAGGGGGCGGAGACCGCTGATGATTTTATCCTCGGCCTTCAGGAAGATGAGATTGCCCATTCCCGAGGCTTGATCACCAAGGATGAGATCCGGGCTGTGATTCTCCATCGCTTACGTTTACCACGAAGCGGGGTTCTTTGGGATGTGGGCGGTGGTTCCGGTTCTGTCTCAGTGGAGGCGGCCCGGCTTTGCCCGGATCTGACCATCTATATTATTGAGCAGAAAGAAGAGGGCTGGGAGAATATCCGCGCCAATATTGTTCGCTATGGTCTTTATAATATTAAGCTGATCTGCGGTCAGGCCCCGGATGTCTTCCCTCAATTACCTGATCCTGATCGGGTCTTTATTGGTGGCAGCAAGGGCTTGCTGGTGGAGATTATTCCTCGCTGTGCCAAAAGACTGACGCCAAAGGGCCGGATGGTGGCCAGTGCTGTCTTGAAAAAGACAGCGGAACAGGCCCCCTTACTGATGTCATCCAATGGCCTGGACGTGGACGCGCGTACTGTGGCGGTCACCCGTGAAGAAATACGCTATACCAATTATGGGGAGCCGGGGCTCCTGCTCAATCCCATTACCATAATAACTGGAAAAAAATAG
- the cobM gene encoding precorrin-4 C(11)-methyltransferase has translation MNTASNTTNIPVVFLGAGPGDPELITVKGRRLLDEADVIVYAGSLVNPALLDGVQAEIHNSASMTLDEVLAVLTDAWRTGRKAVRLHTGDPAIYGAIREQMQRLNAQDIPYEVVPGVSSALAASAALQVELTVPEVTQTVIFTRQAGRTSVPEQESLRNLAAIQASMCIFLSVSMIDKVVAELMAGGYPEDTPIAVVEKASWPDQQIVRGTLADIAEKIKASAIRKTAMIVVGRALSDDPTAASKLYDAGFSHEYRRSST, from the coding sequence ATGAACACAGCGAGTAACACAACGAACATCCCTGTTGTCTTTCTCGGGGCCGGACCTGGCGATCCTGAGCTCATCACTGTTAAGGGACGGCGTCTGCTGGATGAAGCCGATGTTATCGTTTATGCTGGTAGCTTAGTGAATCCGGCCCTGCTGGATGGCGTGCAGGCAGAGATCCATAATTCTGCCTCCATGACCCTGGATGAAGTGCTGGCTGTGCTCACCGATGCTTGGCGTACAGGCAGGAAGGCAGTCCGCCTCCACACCGGTGATCCTGCTATTTACGGAGCAATCCGGGAGCAGATGCAGCGGCTGAATGCACAGGATATTCCCTATGAGGTGGTACCTGGAGTGAGCTCAGCACTCGCTGCCTCTGCGGCTCTACAGGTAGAACTTACTGTGCCCGAGGTCACCCAGACCGTCATTTTCACCCGTCAGGCTGGTCGAACCTCAGTCCCTGAGCAGGAGTCCCTGCGCAATCTGGCCGCGATCCAGGCCTCCATGTGTATCTTTCTCTCTGTCTCTATGATAGACAAGGTGGTGGCGGAGCTTATGGCTGGAGGGTATCCTGAAGACACCCCTATCGCGGTGGTGGAAAAGGCCTCCTGGCCGGATCAGCAGATAGTTCGGGGCACCTTGGCGGATATTGCCGAGAAGATCAAGGCCTCTGCCATCCGTAAGACCGCCATGATCGTGGTGGGCCGGGCCTTATCCGATGATCCGACGGCTGCGTCCAAGCTCTATGATGCGGGCTTTAGCCATGAGTATCGGAGGAGCAGTACGTAG
- the egtD gene encoding L-histidine N(alpha)-methyltransferase, with protein sequence MKNMKEYLKEDQLNFFSLEEFAPHDDLKKQVKKGFSSLHKSLCSGCFYNYEGSLLFDKICELPEYYLTRTELAVLEDNMGDIIAEIPEQAIITELGNGNPVKIKLFFEALFQRQNRVQYTPIDISIQYMAQSMRRLIEQYPNLQITAIGGRYEDGIHFLQKTDAPKCILWLGSSIGNLTDNKAVDFLSKISRMMQPEDSLLIGMDMIKDWEIIDAAYNDAQGITAAFNMNLLRRINNNLDADFNLAQFRHEPVCNKAESRMESYITSCKDQQVSIRDLDMEVSFKENERIHVEVSCKYSEEKIATIADRSGLRLKSRWFDTRKWFSLNLFSPA encoded by the coding sequence ATGAAGAATATGAAGGAATATCTCAAAGAGGACCAACTTAATTTTTTCAGCTTGGAAGAATTCGCACCCCATGACGATCTGAAAAAACAGGTAAAGAAAGGATTCTCATCTCTTCATAAGTCGTTGTGTAGCGGCTGTTTCTATAATTATGAAGGTTCCCTGCTGTTTGACAAGATTTGTGAATTGCCTGAATATTACCTCACAAGGACAGAGCTTGCAGTTCTTGAAGACAACATGGGAGATATTATCGCCGAGATACCGGAACAAGCCATTATCACGGAATTAGGTAACGGAAACCCTGTCAAAATCAAACTTTTTTTCGAGGCACTTTTTCAACGGCAGAACAGGGTGCAATATACGCCCATAGATATCTCCATACAATATATGGCTCAAAGTATGCGCAGGCTGATTGAACAGTATCCGAACCTTCAGATTACGGCAATCGGAGGTAGGTATGAGGATGGCATACACTTTCTGCAAAAAACAGATGCTCCGAAATGCATCCTGTGGTTAGGATCGAGTATCGGCAACCTGACTGATAACAAAGCCGTCGATTTTCTTTCAAAGATCAGCAGAATGATGCAGCCGGAAGACAGTCTGCTTATCGGTATGGATATGATCAAGGACTGGGAAATCATAGATGCCGCATATAATGACGCCCAAGGTATTACGGCGGCATTCAATATGAACCTTCTCAGGAGAATCAATAACAATTTGGACGCAGACTTCAACCTTGCTCAATTTCGGCACGAACCGGTCTGTAACAAAGCTGAATCCCGGATGGAATCGTATATTACCAGCTGTAAGGATCAGCAGGTATCTATTCGGGATCTGGATATGGAGGTTTCCTTCAAAGAAAACGAACGCATCCATGTAGAAGTATCCTGTAAATATTCAGAGGAAAAAATTGCAACAATAGCGGATCGATCCGGTCTGCGTCTAAAATCCCGCTGGTTTGATACCAGAAAATGGTTTAGCCTCAACCTCTTCAGCCCTGCCTGA
- the cobI gene encoding precorrin-2 C(20)-methyltransferase, translating into MKQGKSQGRLYLVGVGPGDPELMTYKAVRVLEQTKVWVAPKAKADGASAALQIASAMVGLADKEVLEVRFPMKKIRLEQEHDPEVQQGWQEAARIVLERLDQGEDVAFPTLGDPGLYSTSFYLLNTLQEARQELPVTIIPGITAMSACSAQVNAPLGLGDDVLSVVPAAFDDARLRDILQNSDAVVLMKVFRRLPAVIEVLDELGLTDKAVLLERCGMEGQHIYTDIREAAEKELHYFSTLLVRKKQISKVAA; encoded by the coding sequence ATGAAACAAGGAAAATCGCAGGGACGGCTTTATCTGGTCGGTGTTGGACCTGGTGACCCGGAACTTATGACCTATAAGGCCGTGCGGGTCCTTGAGCAGACCAAGGTCTGGGTGGCACCCAAGGCAAAGGCCGATGGCGCCAGTGCTGCCTTGCAGATTGCCTCGGCTATGGTGGGGCTTGCAGACAAGGAGGTCCTGGAGGTCCGCTTTCCCATGAAGAAGATTCGCCTGGAGCAGGAGCATGACCCTGAGGTGCAGCAGGGCTGGCAGGAGGCTGCCCGGATTGTGCTGGAGCGCCTTGACCAGGGCGAGGATGTTGCCTTTCCCACTCTGGGCGATCCGGGGCTCTATTCCACCTCTTTTTACCTGCTCAACACCTTGCAGGAAGCTCGTCAGGAGCTGCCGGTGACGATTATCCCAGGCATCACCGCCATGTCCGCCTGCTCTGCCCAGGTTAATGCGCCTTTAGGACTGGGAGATGATGTGCTTTCTGTTGTACCAGCTGCCTTTGATGATGCGCGCCTGCGTGATATTCTCCAGAACTCTGATGCTGTGGTGCTGATGAAGGTTTTTCGCCGTTTACCTGCGGTGATTGAGGTGCTGGACGAGTTGGGCCTGACGGACAAAGCGGTGCTGCTGGAGCGTTGCGGCATGGAAGGACAACACATCTATACTGATATACGCGAAGCAGCAGAGAAAGAGCTCCATTATTTCTCCACCCTGCTGGTTCGGAAAAAACAGATAAGTAAGGTCGCAGCATGA
- a CDS encoding DUF4274 domain-containing protein: protein MSVSELTQEQLRRLNTFTDDLVNMDLSEEQLFSLLEKMTSPEELYYLPWLINWDDELAEKTIDWILESPLCDAGTALSIYWLNQPVDSAGKKIADAYDDWERRKISLHLSIEQRIKSMSFPSAKIQYDPKWHWAYWNDEDVEDEDIAGIPEYMRAPTPGRKIADIRELPWNDIA from the coding sequence ATGTCGGTCAGTGAATTAACTCAAGAGCAATTGCGGCGATTAAATACATTCACAGATGATTTAGTAAATATGGATTTATCTGAAGAACAGCTCTTTTCCCTATTGGAAAAAATGACATCTCCAGAAGAACTTTATTATTTGCCGTGGTTAATAAACTGGGACGATGAACTCGCAGAGAAAACAATTGATTGGATATTAGAAAGCCCCTTGTGTGATGCGGGCACAGCTCTATCAATTTACTGGTTAAACCAACCCGTAGACTCAGCTGGGAAAAAAATAGCAGATGCATACGATGACTGGGAACGACGGAAGATATCACTGCATCTTTCCATAGAACAGCGTATAAAATCTATGAGTTTTCCAAGCGCAAAAATACAATACGATCCCAAATGGCACTGGGCGTACTGGAATGATGAAGATGTGGAAGACGAAGATATAGCAGGTATTCCAGAGTATATGAGAGCACCAACACCAGGGAGAAAGATTGCTGATATTCGGGAGTTACCCTGGAACGACATTGCCTGA